From a single Alloactinosynnema sp. L-07 genomic region:
- the glpK gene encoding glycerol kinase GlpK translates to MTKYVAAVDQGTTSTRCMIFSHAGEVVAVDQREHRQIFPQAGWVEHDPEEVWENTRAVAAGALAKADLHVADIAAVGITNQRETSVVWDRKTGKPVYNAIVWQDTRTDRIATELGNLGDGQERYRAKTGLPLATYFSGPKIRWILDNVDGARAKAEAGDLMFGNMDTWVLWNMTGGPDGGVHVTDPTNASRTLLMDLSTLSWDADIAGEMGVPLAMLPEIRSSSEEYGNVRERGALAGVPISGILGDQQAATFGQACLSPGEAKNTYGTGNFVLLNTGTDQVMSQNGLLTTVCYKIGSQDPVYALEGSIAVTGSLVQWIRDNLGMISSAAEIEEHARTVEDNGGCYFVPAFSGLFAPYWRSDARGAIVGLTRFVNKGHLARAVLEATAFQTREVIDAMNADSGVPLTALKVDGGMVGNELLMQFQADILGVAVIRPKVAETTALGAAYAAGLAVGFWESEDDIRTNWAKDKEWTPAMDDAARDKNYAQWKKAVTRTFDWVEHD, encoded by the coding sequence ATGACCAAGTACGTGGCCGCGGTCGACCAGGGCACCACCTCCACCCGCTGCATGATCTTCAGCCACGCGGGTGAGGTGGTCGCGGTCGACCAGCGCGAGCACAGGCAGATCTTCCCGCAGGCCGGGTGGGTCGAGCACGACCCCGAGGAGGTCTGGGAGAACACCCGCGCGGTCGCCGCGGGAGCGCTGGCCAAGGCGGACCTGCACGTCGCCGACATCGCCGCGGTCGGCATCACCAACCAGCGTGAGACCTCCGTCGTGTGGGACCGCAAGACCGGCAAACCGGTCTACAACGCGATCGTCTGGCAGGACACGCGGACGGACCGCATCGCTACCGAGCTGGGCAACCTCGGTGACGGCCAGGAGCGCTACCGGGCCAAGACCGGTCTGCCGCTGGCGACCTACTTCTCCGGCCCGAAGATCCGCTGGATCCTCGACAACGTCGACGGCGCCCGCGCCAAGGCCGAGGCCGGGGACCTGATGTTCGGCAACATGGACACCTGGGTCCTGTGGAACATGACCGGCGGCCCCGACGGCGGCGTGCACGTCACCGACCCGACCAACGCGTCGCGGACGCTGCTGATGGACCTGTCGACCCTGTCTTGGGACGCCGATATCGCAGGCGAGATGGGCGTGCCGCTGGCGATGCTGCCGGAGATCCGCTCGTCGTCGGAGGAGTACGGCAACGTCCGGGAGCGTGGCGCCCTCGCGGGCGTGCCGATCTCGGGCATCCTCGGCGACCAGCAGGCGGCGACCTTCGGCCAGGCGTGCCTGTCGCCCGGCGAGGCCAAGAACACTTACGGGACAGGCAATTTCGTGCTGCTCAACACGGGCACGGATCAGGTGATGAGCCAGAACGGCCTGCTGACAACGGTTTGCTACAAGATCGGCTCGCAGGATCCGGTGTACGCACTGGAAGGGTCGATCGCGGTGACCGGGTCGCTGGTCCAGTGGATCAGGGACAACCTGGGCATGATCAGCTCGGCGGCCGAGATCGAGGAACACGCCCGCACGGTCGAGGACAACGGCGGCTGCTATTTCGTCCCCGCGTTCTCCGGCCTGTTCGCCCCCTACTGGCGCTCGGACGCGCGCGGCGCGATCGTCGGCCTGACGAGGTTCGTGAACAAGGGCCACCTGGCGCGCGCGGTCCTGGAGGCCACCGCGTTCCAGACCCGTGAGGTCATCGACGCCATGAACGCCGACTCGGGGGTGCCGCTGACGGCGTTGAAGGTCGACGGCGGGATGGTCGGCAACGAGCTGCTGATGCAGTTCCAGGCCGACATCCTCGGCGTCGCCGTCATCCGGCCCAAGGTCGCCGAGACCACGGCTCTTGGCGCGGCGTACGCGGCGGGCCTGGCGGTCGGCTTCTGGGAGAGCGAGGACGACATCCGCACGAACTGGGCCAAGGACAAGGAATGGACCCCCGCGATGGACGACGCCGCGCGGGACAAGAACTACGCCCAGTGGAAGAAGGCCGTGACCAGGACGTTCGACTGGGTCGAACACGACTGA
- a CDS encoding MIP/aquaporin family protein, whose amino-acid sequence MNFGEIFLWELMGTAALTLLGCGVVANVVLKKSLGHSGGWLLINIGWGFAVFTGASIAAPSGAHLNPAVTLGLASADKLDWDKLPAYLSGQMVGAFLGAVLCWVTYKLQFDTHDEPAATRGIFATGPTVPNYGWNLATEIIGTFVLVFWILTSPGVTAGAEGGLPQFGNAALGYAAVAFVVIGIGNSLGGPTGYAINPARDLGPRIAYAVLPIKGKGSADWNYSWVPVVGPLVGAVLAGLLSQILPS is encoded by the coding sequence CTGAACTTCGGCGAGATTTTCCTGTGGGAACTGATGGGCACCGCGGCGCTGACGCTGCTGGGCTGTGGTGTCGTGGCCAACGTCGTGCTGAAGAAGTCGCTGGGCCACAGCGGCGGCTGGCTGCTGATCAACATCGGCTGGGGTTTCGCCGTCTTCACCGGCGCCAGCATCGCCGCGCCAAGTGGGGCGCACCTGAACCCGGCCGTCACACTCGGATTGGCGTCGGCCGACAAGCTCGACTGGGACAAGCTCCCGGCGTACCTGTCCGGCCAGATGGTCGGCGCGTTCCTCGGCGCCGTGCTGTGCTGGGTGACCTACAAACTGCAGTTCGACACCCATGACGAGCCCGCGGCCACCCGCGGCATCTTCGCCACCGGACCGACCGTGCCCAACTACGGCTGGAACCTCGCGACCGAGATCATCGGTACGTTCGTGCTCGTGTTCTGGATCCTGACCAGCCCCGGCGTCACCGCGGGCGCCGAGGGTGGCCTGCCCCAGTTCGGCAACGCCGCGCTCGGCTACGCGGCGGTAGCGTTCGTGGTCATCGGGATCGGCAACTCCCTCGGTGGCCCGACCGGCTACGCCATCAACCCCGCCCGCGACCTCGGCCCGCGCATCGCCTACGCGGTGCTGCCGATCAAGGGCAAGGGCAGCGCCGACTGGAACTACTCGTGGGTCCCGGTGGTGGGCCCGCTCGTCGGCGCCGTTCTCGCCGGCCTGCTCTCCCAGATCCTGCCTTCCTGA
- a CDS encoding DUF4190 domain-containing protein has product MTYPPQSDEPYGQPAESQPGSYGYAPQAPAYPQQGYPAQAGYHGPAAPQNGLGTAGFVTGLLGLILFWVPLIGLVLAIIGVSLSGVGMAKANRGEANNKGLAIAGLVCGVIGVTIWLIAFIAVASS; this is encoded by the coding sequence GTGACGTATCCGCCGCAATCCGACGAGCCCTATGGCCAGCCCGCTGAGTCGCAGCCAGGCTCCTACGGCTATGCGCCGCAGGCGCCCGCATACCCGCAGCAGGGATATCCGGCGCAGGCCGGGTACCACGGTCCGGCCGCGCCGCAGAACGGGCTCGGCACCGCCGGGTTCGTCACCGGCCTGCTCGGCCTGATCCTGTTCTGGGTTCCGCTGATCGGCCTCGTCCTGGCGATCATCGGCGTGTCGCTGTCCGGTGTCGGCATGGCCAAGGCCAACCGCGGCGAGGCGAACAACAAGGGTCTGGCCATCGCGGGCCTGGTGTGCGGCGTCATCGGGGTGACGATCTGGCTGATCGCGTTCATCGCGGTCGCGTCGAGCTGA
- a CDS encoding biotin--[acetyl-CoA-carboxylase] ligase, with the protein MAALDAEALRAALVTPHGPYAALDVVSSTGSTNADLLAAAGAADRTVLIAEAQTAGRGRRARAWVSPPDAGLYLSVLVRPEGVPAVRLGSLSLVAGVALVRAARHAGVTATLKWPNDLLAGLAQAKCAGVLAEVGQDGAVVVGIGLNVGPLPDPVPPGPGGIPATSIAEEGGVGDRAELAVALLRSFDEAERSWRGAEGDLSTSGLLAEYRANCSTLGQRVRVELPEDRDFQGTAIDIDADGRLVVDAAGAARTVSAGDVVHLRSA; encoded by the coding sequence ATGGCAGCACTCGACGCCGAGGCCCTGCGTGCGGCCTTGGTCACGCCCCATGGCCCCTACGCCGCGCTTGACGTGGTGTCTTCGACCGGGTCGACCAACGCCGACCTGCTCGCCGCCGCTGGGGCGGCGGATCGGACGGTGCTCATCGCCGAGGCGCAGACGGCCGGGCGCGGTCGGCGGGCCAGGGCGTGGGTGTCGCCGCCGGACGCTGGGCTCTACCTGAGTGTGCTGGTGCGGCCCGAAGGGGTCCCCGCCGTCAGGCTGGGCTCGTTGTCGCTGGTCGCGGGGGTGGCGCTGGTCCGCGCGGCGCGGCATGCCGGGGTGACGGCGACGCTCAAGTGGCCCAACGACCTGCTTGCCGGGCTGGCTCAGGCCAAATGCGCGGGCGTACTCGCCGAGGTCGGCCAGGACGGTGCCGTAGTGGTCGGGATCGGCCTCAACGTCGGCCCGCTGCCCGACCCCGTCCCGCCCGGTCCCGGCGGGATCCCGGCGACGTCGATCGCCGAGGAGGGCGGGGTGGGCGACCGGGCCGAGTTGGCCGTGGCGCTGCTGCGCTCCTTCGACGAGGCGGAGCGCTCGTGGCGCGGCGCCGAGGGCGACCTGTCGACCTCCGGGCTCCTTGCCGAGTACCGAGCCAACTGCTCGACCTTGGGCCAGCGCGTGCGCGTCGAACTGCCGGAGGACCGCGACTTCCAGGGCACCGCCATCGACATCGACGCTGATGGCAGGCTGGTGGTCGACGCGGCGGGCGCGGCCCGCACGGTGTCGGCTGGTGACGTGGTGCACCTGCGGAGCGCATGA
- a CDS encoding acyl-CoA carboxylase subunit beta has product MSSATEPIGTPPVDEPDIHTTAGKLADLYRRNDEAVHAGSARAVEKQHAKGKMTARERIDMLLDPGSFIELDELARHRSTNFGLEKNRPYGDGVVTGYGTVDGRPVCVFSQDVTVFGGSLGQVYGEKIVKVMDLAIKTGRPIIGINEGGGARIQEGVVSLGLYGEIFTRNVRASGVVPQISLIMGANAGGHVYSPALTDFIVMVDQTSQMFITGPDVVKTVTGEEVTLEELGGARTHNTKSGVAHYMGADEEDAISYVKELLSFLPSNNLSEAPVFPGFAEDGAVSDSLTDTDRELETLIPDSANQPYDMHEVINRVIDEGEFLEVHPLFAPNIIVGFGRVEGQSVGIVANQPTQFAGCLDIDASEKAARFVRTCDAFNIPVLTFVDVPGFLPGTDQEWTGIIRRGAKLIYAYAEATVPKITVITRKAYGGAYDVMGSKHLGADMNLAWPTAQIAVMGASGASNILHRKTLKNALAAGEDVDALRAKLDREYEDTLLNPYVAAERGYVDSVIPPSYTRGYVARSLRMLRDKRETLPPKKHGNIPL; this is encoded by the coding sequence ATGAGCAGCGCGACTGAGCCGATCGGCACTCCGCCCGTGGACGAGCCCGACATCCACACCACCGCGGGCAAGCTGGCCGACCTCTACCGCCGCAACGACGAAGCGGTGCACGCCGGGTCGGCCCGGGCGGTGGAGAAGCAGCACGCCAAGGGGAAGATGACCGCCCGCGAGCGCATCGACATGCTGCTCGACCCCGGGTCGTTCATCGAACTCGACGAGCTGGCCCGGCACCGGTCGACCAACTTCGGCCTGGAGAAGAACCGGCCGTACGGCGACGGCGTGGTGACCGGCTACGGCACCGTCGACGGCCGTCCGGTGTGTGTGTTCTCCCAGGACGTGACCGTCTTCGGCGGCTCGCTCGGGCAGGTGTACGGCGAGAAGATCGTCAAGGTCATGGACCTGGCGATCAAGACCGGCCGCCCGATCATCGGCATCAACGAGGGCGGTGGCGCGCGCATCCAGGAGGGCGTGGTGTCGCTCGGCCTCTACGGCGAGATCTTCACCCGCAACGTGCGCGCGTCGGGCGTGGTCCCGCAGATCTCGCTGATCATGGGCGCCAACGCGGGCGGGCACGTGTACTCCCCCGCCCTGACCGACTTCATCGTGATGGTCGACCAGACCTCGCAGATGTTCATCACCGGCCCCGACGTGGTCAAGACCGTCACCGGTGAGGAAGTCACCCTCGAAGAGCTCGGCGGCGCGCGCACGCACAACACCAAGTCCGGTGTCGCGCACTACATGGGCGCCGACGAGGAGGACGCGATCTCCTACGTCAAGGAGCTGCTGTCCTTCCTGCCGTCGAACAACCTGTCCGAGGCGCCGGTGTTCCCCGGCTTCGCCGAGGACGGCGCGGTCTCCGACAGCCTGACCGACACCGACCGCGAACTCGAGACGCTGATCCCGGACTCGGCCAACCAGCCGTACGACATGCACGAGGTGATCAACCGCGTCATCGACGAGGGCGAGTTCCTTGAGGTGCACCCGCTGTTCGCGCCGAACATCATCGTCGGGTTCGGGCGGGTCGAGGGCCAGAGCGTGGGCATCGTGGCCAACCAGCCGACGCAGTTCGCGGGCTGCCTGGACATCGACGCCTCGGAGAAGGCGGCCCGGTTCGTCCGCACCTGCGACGCCTTCAACATCCCGGTGCTGACCTTCGTCGACGTGCCCGGCTTCCTGCCCGGCACCGACCAGGAGTGGACCGGCATCATCCGCCGCGGCGCGAAGCTGATCTACGCCTACGCCGAGGCCACCGTCCCGAAGATCACGGTGATCACCCGCAAAGCCTACGGCGGCGCCTACGACGTCATGGGCTCCAAGCACCTCGGCGCCGACATGAACCTGGCCTGGCCCACCGCCCAGATCGCGGTCATGGGCGCCTCCGGCGCGTCGAACATCCTGCACCGCAAGACCCTCAAGAATGCTCTTGCGGCAGGCGAAGACGTGGACGCGCTGCGCGCCAAGCTGGACCGCGAGTACGAGGACACGCTGCTCAACCCGTACGTCGCGGCCGAGCGCGGCTACGTCGACTCGGTGATCCCGCCTTCTTACACGCGGGGCTATGTCGCCCGTTCGTTGCGCATGCTGCGCGACAAGCGGGAGACTCTGCCTCCTAAGAAGCACGGCAACATCCCCCTGTGA
- a CDS encoding ATP-binding protein, whose protein sequence is MFAAALAEYSGVAPEPFRDWNDAISAMFHAVRDRAVPVVIDEFPFLSKVSPGLPSIIQRELGPGGSGQESSARLLLCGSAMSAMGKLLSGQAPLRGRASLELVVQPFGYRAASRFWGIDDPQLAVQLHAIVGGTPAYRGDFVDDDTPQGIDDFDSWVARTVLSPRMPLFREARYLLAEESDIRDPALYHAVLAAIAAGNTANGQIASYIGRKADQLAHPLAVLEDCGLVAREPDLFRSNRYRYRIAEPLITFYAAIMRMRWSELERKRAALLWADSRRMFTSKVVGPHFEQLCREYSADVDESVFGAFPSEVGAGVVNDPQNRTQIEIDVVVLAAPADGPRGVLALGEVKWGEVMGVGHISRLVRARDLLAVKGWDTRAAKLACYSGAGFTDELLAAAAADDRILLIDLDQIYAPISTEV, encoded by the coding sequence ATGTTCGCGGCGGCGCTCGCCGAGTACTCGGGTGTCGCTCCAGAGCCCTTCCGCGACTGGAACGATGCGATCTCGGCCATGTTCCACGCGGTGCGCGACCGCGCTGTCCCGGTGGTCATCGACGAATTCCCGTTCCTCTCCAAGGTTTCCCCCGGCCTGCCCTCGATCATCCAGCGTGAGCTGGGGCCAGGCGGATCCGGTCAGGAGAGTTCGGCCCGGTTGCTGCTCTGTGGATCCGCGATGTCGGCCATGGGAAAGCTGCTTTCCGGGCAGGCGCCTCTGCGTGGGCGCGCCTCCCTGGAACTGGTCGTCCAACCATTCGGATATCGGGCCGCGAGTCGATTCTGGGGCATCGATGATCCACAGCTCGCTGTTCAGCTCCACGCGATAGTGGGAGGCACGCCCGCCTATCGCGGGGACTTTGTGGACGACGACACTCCACAAGGGATTGATGACTTCGACTCCTGGGTCGCCAGGACGGTGCTCAGCCCGCGGATGCCGCTGTTCCGGGAAGCGCGTTACCTGCTGGCCGAGGAATCGGACATCCGCGATCCCGCGCTCTATCACGCCGTGCTGGCTGCGATTGCTGCGGGCAACACGGCAAATGGACAGATCGCGAGCTATATCGGCAGGAAAGCCGATCAGTTGGCCCATCCTCTCGCTGTGCTCGAGGACTGTGGACTGGTGGCCCGCGAACCGGACCTTTTCCGGTCGAATCGCTACCGGTACCGGATCGCCGAGCCGCTGATCACGTTCTATGCGGCGATCATGCGGATGCGTTGGTCTGAGCTTGAGCGGAAGCGGGCGGCGTTGCTGTGGGCGGACTCGCGCCGTATGTTCACGTCAAAGGTTGTCGGCCCACATTTCGAACAACTCTGTCGTGAGTACTCCGCCGACGTCGACGAAAGCGTGTTCGGTGCCTTTCCCTCGGAGGTCGGCGCGGGTGTGGTCAACGATCCGCAGAACCGCACCCAGATCGAGATTGATGTCGTAGTACTCGCCGCACCCGCCGACGGACCGCGCGGCGTACTGGCACTCGGCGAGGTGAAGTGGGGCGAGGTCATGGGCGTCGGCCACATTTCGCGGCTCGTTCGGGCCAGGGACCTGCTGGCCGTCAAAGGCTGGGACACCCGCGCGGCCAAGCTGGCCTGCTACAGCGGGGCCGGTTTCACCGACGAACTCCTCGCTGCCGCAGCTGCCGACGACCGGATCCTGCTGATCGATCTCGACCAGATCTACGCCCCGATTAGTACGGAAGTGTAG
- a CDS encoding PH domain-containing protein: protein MAYPDDLLSDGERVVLHKHPHWKMLLLPYLVLVVVLGLGIWGAILAQDLSWATIAWISIGAVGLILIVWLFFVPFIRWRTTHFVVTTDRVMYRVGVINRTGIDIPLSRISSVRFEHGLIDRIVGCGTLIMESSAQEPLMFDDIPGVEKVQTLLYREVNDNPHDDFHRPGTEPAPPTQQYPDQGGRR from the coding sequence GTGGCATACCCCGACGACTTGCTCAGCGACGGCGAGCGCGTCGTGCTGCACAAGCATCCCCACTGGAAGATGTTGCTGCTGCCCTACCTGGTCCTCGTCGTCGTGCTCGGCCTGGGCATCTGGGGCGCGATCCTCGCCCAAGACCTGTCGTGGGCCACGATCGCGTGGATCAGCATCGGCGCGGTCGGACTGATCCTGATCGTCTGGCTGTTCTTCGTGCCGTTCATCCGCTGGCGCACGACCCACTTCGTGGTGACCACCGACCGGGTGATGTACCGGGTCGGCGTGATCAACCGGACCGGCATCGACATCCCGCTGTCGCGGATCAGCAGCGTGCGCTTCGAGCACGGCCTGATCGACCGGATCGTCGGCTGCGGCACGCTGATCATGGAGTCCTCCGCGCAGGAGCCGCTGATGTTCGATGACATCCCGGGCGTGGAGAAGGTCCAGACCCTGCTGTACCGCGAGGTCAACGACAACCCGCACGACGACTTCCACCGACCCGGCACCGAGCCCGCCCCGCCCACCCAGCAGTACCCCGACCAGGGCGGACGTCGCTGA
- a CDS encoding glycerol-3-phosphate dehydrogenase/oxidase: MGGRLDPAVRTQAWEKLGSETFDVVIIGGGVVGTGAALDAATRGLKVALVEARDLASGTSSRSSKLFHGGLRYLEQLEFGLVREALRERELMLTRLAPHLVKPVSFLYPLTKRIWERPYTAAGLFLYDTMGGSRSVPGQKHLTRAGALRMVPALRRGSLIGGIRYFDAQADDARHTMTVGRTAAHYGAVVRTSTQVVAFLREADRVAGVRVRDVEDGRETDVRANVVINCTGVWTDEIQRASGSRGRFRVRASKGVHIVVPRDRIVSESGLILRTEKSVLFVIPWRNHWIVGTTDTDWNLDLAHPAATKADIDYILDHVNTVLATPLTHDDIEGVYAGLRPLLAGESEESSKLSREHAVARVAPGLVAIAGGKYTTYRVMAADAVDAASVDLPGRLQPSITDRVPLLGADGYHALVNQADLLAARHGLHPYRVRHLLDRYGALVHEVLDLGSERPELLKPVDAAPDYLQVEIVYAAACEGALHIEDTLARRTRISIEYPHRGVDCAEQVAALMGSVLGWSASQVQHEVAVYLARVEAERDSQTLPDDEAADATRSAAPEARPHLLEPVL, encoded by the coding sequence ATCGGCGGCAGGCTGGATCCCGCGGTCAGGACCCAGGCCTGGGAGAAGCTCGGGTCAGAGACGTTCGACGTGGTGATCATCGGCGGCGGCGTCGTCGGCACCGGAGCCGCCCTCGACGCCGCCACCAGGGGGCTCAAGGTCGCCCTGGTCGAGGCGCGCGACCTGGCCTCGGGGACGTCGAGCCGGTCGAGCAAGCTGTTCCACGGCGGCCTGCGGTACCTGGAGCAACTGGAGTTCGGCCTGGTCCGCGAGGCCCTGCGCGAGCGCGAGTTGATGCTCACCCGGCTGGCCCCGCATCTGGTCAAGCCGGTCAGCTTCCTCTACCCGCTGACGAAGCGGATCTGGGAGCGGCCCTATACCGCCGCTGGTCTGTTCCTTTACGACACGATGGGCGGTTCCCGGTCGGTTCCCGGCCAGAAGCACCTCACCCGTGCGGGTGCGTTGCGGATGGTCCCCGCGCTGCGCCGCGGGTCGCTGATCGGCGGCATCCGCTACTTCGACGCCCAGGCCGACGACGCCCGCCACACCATGACCGTCGGGCGCACCGCGGCCCACTACGGCGCCGTCGTGCGCACGTCGACGCAGGTCGTGGCCTTCCTGCGGGAGGCCGACCGGGTGGCGGGGGTGCGCGTCCGTGACGTGGAGGACGGCCGCGAGACCGACGTCAGGGCCAACGTGGTGATCAATTGCACGGGCGTGTGGACCGACGAGATCCAGCGCGCCTCCGGCAGCCGGGGCCGGTTTCGGGTGCGGGCGAGCAAGGGCGTGCACATCGTCGTCCCGCGCGACCGGATCGTCTCCGAGTCCGGGCTGATCCTGCGCACGGAGAAGTCGGTGCTGTTCGTGATTCCGTGGCGCAATCACTGGATTGTGGGGACGACCGACACCGACTGGAATCTCGATCTGGCCCATCCGGCGGCCACCAAGGCCGACATCGATTACATCCTTGATCACGTCAACACGGTGCTCGCGACCCCTTTGACGCACGACGACATCGAGGGCGTCTACGCGGGGTTGCGGCCGTTGTTGGCGGGCGAGAGTGAGGAGAGTTCAAAGCTGTCCCGTGAGCACGCGGTCGCCCGGGTCGCGCCTGGGCTGGTCGCCATCGCGGGCGGGAAGTACACGACCTACCGGGTGATGGCGGCCGACGCGGTGGACGCGGCCTCGGTCGACCTGCCGGGGCGGTTGCAGCCTTCGATCACCGATCGGGTGCCGCTGTTGGGGGCAGACGGGTATCACGCGCTGGTGAACCAGGCCGACCTGCTGGCGGCGCGGCATGGGCTGCATCCGTATCGGGTGCGGCATCTGCTGGACCGGTATGGGGCGTTGGTCCACGAGGTGCTCGACCTGGGTTCGGAACGCCCGGAACTGCTGAAGCCGGTCGACGCGGCGCCGGACTATCTGCAGGTCGAGATCGTGTACGCGGCGGCGTGTGAAGGTGCTTTGCACATCGAGGACACGTTGGCTCGGCGGACGCGGATCTCGATCGAGTATCCGCATCGTGGGGTCGACTGCGCCGAGCAGGTGGCCGCGTTGATGGGGTCGGTGCTGGGGTGGTCCGCTTCGCAGGTTCAGCACGAGGTCGCGGTGTATCTGGCCAGAGTCGAAGCGGAGCGTGACTCGCAGACCCTGCCGGACGACGAGGCCGCCGACGCCACGCGGTCGGCCGCGCCGGAAGCGCGGCCGCATCTGTTGGAGCCGGTTCTCTAG
- a CDS encoding ATP-binding protein produces the protein MVDKPDWIFDRDDEWQAMTSFISRGLTVGSRPRATLGVISGRRRQGKSFLLQSLAEQVGGLYFAATEATEAESLRGFARALDPHVRTRLPAFDDWNEAIIGLFSGIGENPTTVVIDEFPFLVRASPSLPSIIQRELGPGGSGFGSAVRLLLCGSAMSVMGKLLSGQAPLRGRAGLEMLVKPFSYRSSAEFWGITDARLAVMVHAIVGGTPAYRYEFSGGDVPADLADFDSWVARTVLNPRTPLFREARYLLAEETDIRDPALYHTILAAIASGKTTNGKIATYVGRKSDQITHPLNVLEDCGLVVRDTDMIQGNRSHYRIAEPLIAFYEAIMRDRWRDLEMARADAVWADSRQTYLSNVVGPHFEELCREFAAGADETLFAGRPAEVGAGVVSDPGNRTQIEVDVVVKASSDRGPRCLLSLGEVKWGETMGLGHVARLTRAQGLLAAKGWDTVSTKLACYSGAGFTDELRAAAAGDDRILLIDLDQIYAPE, from the coding sequence ATGGTGGACAAGCCGGACTGGATCTTTGATCGGGACGATGAGTGGCAGGCGATGACCTCATTCATCTCTCGGGGGCTCACCGTGGGTTCGCGCCCGAGGGCCACACTCGGCGTGATCAGCGGCAGACGCAGGCAAGGCAAAAGCTTCCTGCTGCAATCCTTGGCCGAACAGGTCGGCGGTCTCTACTTCGCTGCGACAGAGGCGACCGAGGCCGAGTCGCTGCGTGGGTTCGCGCGGGCGCTCGATCCGCATGTCCGCACTCGGCTGCCCGCGTTCGACGACTGGAACGAGGCGATTATCGGACTGTTCTCTGGCATCGGGGAGAACCCCACGACGGTCGTGATCGACGAGTTTCCCTTCCTTGTCAGGGCCTCACCAAGCCTGCCGTCCATCATCCAGCGGGAACTCGGGCCGGGCGGAAGCGGCTTCGGTAGCGCCGTTCGTCTTCTGCTCTGCGGATCGGCTATGTCGGTGATGGGAAAACTGCTGTCCGGGCAGGCACCGCTGCGCGGCAGGGCCGGACTGGAAATGCTCGTCAAGCCGTTCAGTTATCGGAGTTCAGCCGAGTTCTGGGGGATCACCGATGCGCGGCTCGCGGTCATGGTCCACGCGATCGTGGGTGGCACCCCGGCCTATCGGTACGAGTTCAGTGGCGGTGATGTCCCGGCTGACCTCGCCGACTTCGACTCCTGGGTGGCTCGGACAGTCCTGAATCCGCGCACACCGCTGTTCCGTGAAGCTCGGTATCTCCTGGCTGAGGAAACCGACATCCGAGATCCGGCGCTTTATCACACGATCCTTGCGGCTATCGCGTCCGGAAAGACCACCAACGGCAAGATCGCGACCTATGTCGGCCGAAAGTCCGATCAGATCACCCATCCGCTCAACGTCCTTGAGGATTGCGGTCTTGTTGTCCGCGATACGGACATGATTCAGGGGAATCGGTCGCACTATCGGATCGCGGAACCGTTGATCGCGTTCTACGAGGCGATCATGCGGGATCGCTGGCGCGATCTCGAAATGGCACGGGCGGACGCGGTGTGGGCCGATTCACGGCAGACCTATCTCTCGAACGTGGTCGGCCCGCATTTCGAGGAACTCTGCCGAGAGTTCGCGGCGGGCGCGGACGAGACGTTGTTCGCGGGTCGACCGGCGGAAGTGGGCGCGGGTGTGGTCAGCGACCCAGGGAATCGAACACAGATCGAAGTCGACGTGGTGGTGAAGGCGAGCTCCGACCGGGGGCCCCGCTGTCTGCTTTCGCTGGGCGAGGTGAAGTGGGGTGAAACGATGGGACTGGGGCATGTCGCTCGATTGACCAGGGCTCAGGGCCTGCTCGCCGCCAAGGGCTGGGACACCGTCTCGACCAAGCTGGCCTGCTACAGCGGGGCTGGTTTCACCGACGAACTCCGTGCCGCCGCCGCTGGCGACGACCGGATCCTGCTGATCGATCTCGACCAGATCTACGCCCCCGAGTGA
- a CDS encoding acyl-CoA carboxylase subunit epsilon yields MTETPILRVVRGTPDDVELAALTAIVAAAGNAAADESATDQSAWSSRTSAVRRQLDHGPGAWRASTLPH; encoded by the coding sequence GTGACCGAGACCCCCATCCTGCGCGTCGTCCGAGGCACCCCGGACGACGTCGAACTGGCCGCCCTGACCGCGATTGTCGCCGCTGCGGGCAACGCGGCGGCCGACGAAAGCGCCACCGACCAATCGGCGTGGTCGTCCCGCACGTCAGCGGTCCGCCGCCAGCTCGACCACGGCCCCGGCGCCTGGCGCGCGTCAACCCTGCCGCACTGA